Proteins encoded by one window of Mustela erminea isolate mMusErm1 chromosome 7, mMusErm1.Pri, whole genome shotgun sequence:
- the ADNP gene encoding activity-dependent neuroprotector homeobox protein produces the protein MFQLPVNNLGSLRKARKTVKKILSDIGLEYCKEHIEDFKQFEPNDFYLKNTTWEDVGLWDPSLTKNQDYRTKPFCCSACPFSSKFFSAYKSHFRNVHSEDFENRILLNCPYCTFNADKKTLETHIKIFHAPNASAPSSSLSTFKDKSKNDGLKPKQADSVEQAVYYCKKCTYRDPLYEIVRKHIYREHFQHVAAPYIAKAGEKSLNGAVPLGSNAREESSIHCKRCLFMPKSYEALVQHVIEDHERIGYQVTAMIGHTNVVVPRSKPLMLIAPKPQEKKGMGLQSRIGSLASGNVRSLPSQQMVNRLSIPKPNLNSTGVNMMSNVHLQQNNYGVKSVGQGYGVGQSMRLGLGGNAPVSIPQQSQSVKQLLPSGNGRSYGLGSEQRSQAPARYSLQSANASSLSSGQLKSPSLSQSQASRVLGQSSSKPTAAATGPPPANTSSTQKWKICTICNELFPENVYSVHFEKEHKAEKVPAVANYIMKIHNFTSKCLYCNRYLPTDTLLNHMLIHGLSCPYCRSTFNDVEKMAAHMRMVHIDEEMGPKTDSTLSFDLTLQQGSHTNIHLLVTTYNLRDAPAESVAYHAQNNPPVPPKPQPKVQEKADIPVKSSPQAAVPYKKDVGKTLCPLCFSILKGPISDALAHHLRERHQVIQTVHPVEKKLTYKCIHCLGVYTSNMTASTITLHLVHCRGVGKTQNGQDKTNAPSRLNQSPGLAPVKRTYEQVEFPLLKKRKLDDDSDSPSFFEEKPEEPVVLALDPKGHEDDSYEARKSFLTKYFNKQPYPTRREIEKLAASLWLWKSDIASHFSNKRKKCVRDCEKYKPGVLLGFNMKELNKVKHEMDFDAEWLFENHDEKDSRVNASKTADKKLSLGKEEDSSSDSFENLEEESNGSGSPFDPVFEVEPKIPNDTPEEHIPKVISEDALESEEKLDQKEEDGSKYETIHLTEEPTKLLRDASDSDVDHDDAVEWKDGASPSESGPGSQQVSDFEDNTSEMKAGTWSDESSQSEDARSSKPAAKKKATVQGDREQLKWKNSSYGKVEGFWSKDQSQWKNASENDERLSNPQIEWQNSTIDSEDGEQFDNMTDGVAEPMHGGLTGVKLSSQQA, from the coding sequence gACTACCGGACGAAACCTTTTTGCTGCAGTGCTtgtccattttcttcaaaattcttcTCTGCCTACAAAAGTCATTTCCGGAATGTCCATAGTGAAGACTTTGAAAATAGGATTCTCCTTAATTGCCCCTACTGTACCTTCAATGCAGACAAAAAGACTTTGGaaacacacattaaaatatttcatgctcCAAACGCCAGCGCACCGAGTAGCAGCCTCAGCacttttaaagataaaagcaaaaatgatggCCTTAAACCTAAGCAGGCTGACAGTGTAGAACAAGCTGTTTATTACTGTAAGAAGTGCACTTACCGAGATCCTCTTTATGAAATCGTTAGGAAGCACATTTACAGGGAACATTTTCAGCACGTGGCGGCGCCTTACATAGCAAAGGCAGGTGAGAAGTCACTCAACGGTGCAGTCCCTCTAGGTTCAAATGCCCGGGAAGAGAGCAGTATTCACTGCAAGAGATGCCTTTTCATGCCAAAGTCCTACGAAGCTTTGGTACAACACGTCATCGAAGACCATGAACGCATAGGCTATCAGGTCACTGCCATGATTGGGCACACAAATGTGGTGGTTCCCCGATCTAAACCCTTGATGCTAATTGCTCCCAAACCTCAAGAGAAGAAGGGCATGGGACTTCAATCAAGAATTGGTTCCCTTGCTTCTGGAAATGTCCGGTCTTTGCCATCGCAGCAGATGGTAAATCGACTCTCAATACCAAAGCCTAACTTAAATTCGACAGGAGTCAACATGATGTCCAATGTTCACCTACAGCAGAATAACTACGGAGTCAAATCTGTAGGCCAGGGCTATGGCGTTGGTCAGTCCATGAGACTAGGTCTAGGTGGCAACGCACCAGTCTCCATCCCTCAGCAGTCTCAGTCTGTGAAGCAGCTACTTCCGAGTGGCAATGGAAGATCTTACGGGCTTGGGtcagagcagagatcccaggcACCAGCAAGATACTCCCTGCAGTCTGCTAATGCCTCTTCTCTCTCGTCAGGCCAGTTaaagtctccctccctctcccagtcaCAGGCATCCAGAGTATTAGGTCAGTCCAGTTCCAAACCTACTGCAGCTGCCACGGGCCCTCCCCCAGCCAATACGTCCTCAACTCAAAAGTGGAAAATATGTACAATCTGTAATGAGCTTTTTCCTGAAAATGTTTATAGTGTGCACTTCGAAAAAGAACATAAAGCTGAGAAAGTCCCAGCAGTAGCCAACTACATTATGAAAATACACAATTTCACTAGCAAATGCCTCTACTGTAATCGCTATTTGCCCACAGATACCCTGCTCAACCACATGTTAATTCATGGTCTGTCTTGCCCATATTGCCGGTCAACGTTCAATGACGTGGAAAAGATGGCGGCGCACATGCGGATGGTTCACATTGATGAAGAGATGGGACCTAAAACAGATTCTACTTTGAGCTTTGATTTGACATTGCAGCAGGGTAGTCACACTAATATCCACCTCCTTGTAACCACATACAACCTGAGGGATGCCCCAGCTGAATCTGTTGCTTACCATGCCCAGAATAACCCTCCAGTCCCTCCAAAGCCACAGCCAAAAGTTCAGGAAAAGGCAGATATCCCTGTTAAAAGTTCACCTCAGGCTGCAGTACCCTATAAAAAAGATGTTGGGAAAACCCTTTGCCCGCTTTGCTTTTCAATCCTAAAAGGACCCATATCTGATGCACTTGCCCATCACCTACGAGAGAGGCACCAAGTTATTCAGACGGTTCATCCCGTGGAAAAAAAGCTCACCTACAAATGCATCCATTGCCTTGGTGTGTACACCAGCAACATGACCGCCTCGACTATCACTTTGCATCTAGTTCACTGCAGGGGTGTTGGAAAGACCCAGAATGGCCAGGATAAGACAAATGCACCCTCTCGGCTTAATCAGTCACCGGGCCTGGCACCTGTCAAGCGCACTTACGAGCAAGTGGAATTTCCCTTGCTGAAAAAGCGAAAGTTAGACGATGATAGTGATTCACCCAGCTTCTTTGAAGAGAAGCCTGAGGAGCCTGTTGTTTTAGCTTTAGACCCCAAGGGTCATGAAGATGATTCCTATGAAGCCAGGAAAAGCTTCCTAACGAAGTATTTCAATAAACAGCCCTATCCCACCAGGAGAGAAATTGAGAAGCTGGCTGCCAGTTTGTGGTTGTGGAAGAGTGACATTGCTTCCCATTTTAGTAACAAGAGGAAGAAGTGTGTCCGAGACTGTGAAAAATACAAGCCTGGTGTGTTACTGGGCTTCAACATGAAAGAACTCAACAAAGTGAAGCACGAGATGGATTTTGATGCCGAGTGGCTGTTTGAGAATCATGACGAGAAGGATTCCCGAGTCAATGCTAGTAAAACTGCTGACAAAAAGCTCAGCCTTGGGAAGGAAGAGGACAGCTCCTCAGACAGTTTTGAAAATTTGGAGGAAGAATCCAATGGAAGTGGTAGCCCTTTCGACCCTGTGTTTGAAGTCGAGCCTAAAATCCCCAACGATACCCCGGAGGAGCACATACCGAAGGTCATTTCTGAGGATGCTTTAGAATCTGAGGAGAAGCTAGACCAAAAAGAGGAGGATGGTTCAAAATACGAAACTATTCATTTGACTGAGGAACCGACCAAGCTGCTGCGCGATGCCTCTGACAGTGACGTTGACCACGATGACGCCGTTGAGTGGAAGGATGGTGCTTCTCCGTCTGAGAGTGGCCCCGGTTCCCAACAGGTGTCGGACTTTGAGGACAACACAAGTGAAATGAAAGCGGGAACCTGGTCTGATGAGTCTTCCCAGAGTGAAGACGCAAGAAGCAGTAAGCCAGCTGCCAAAAAAAAGGCTACCGTGCAAGGCGACAGAGAGCAGTTGAAATGGAAGAATAGTTCCTATGGAAAAGTTGAAGGGTTTTGGTCCAAGGACCAGTCACAGTGGAAGAACGCATCTGAAAATGACGAGCGCTTATCTAACCCACAGATTGAGTGGCAGAATAGCACAATTGACAGTGAGGACGGGGAGCAGTTTGACAACATGACTGACGGCGTCGCCGAGCCCATGCACGGCGGCCTGACCGGCGTGAAACTGAGCAGCCAGCAGGCCTGA